CGGCGCATGATGGCTGGTCAATCTTTGTCGACTGCGACTTTCTGCTCTCCGGTGATGTGACCAAATTGCTCGATATCGTGTCCAGCGATAAGGCCCTTTATTGCGTGCAGCACGATTACACACCGGCCAATGCTGTCAAGATGGACGGTAAAGAGCAAACAACCTACCCACGCAAGAACTGGTCCTCCTTCATGGCCTTCAATGGGGCTCATCCCAAGGTCAAGGCGCTGACACCGGCTGTGGTCAATTCCTCCAGTCCCGCCTACCTGCACCGGTTCAACTGGCTGGAAGACGAAGATATGGGCGCTTTGGATCTGGAATGGAACTTCCTCGAAGGGGAATATGCAAAGCCGGATCAAATGCCCATGTGCGTGCATTACACCAATGGCGGCCCTTGGTTTGAGAATTGGCAAGACGTTGATTTTGGAAACGAGTGGCGCACAGAACGCGATATGTATCTCGCCAGCACTCAGGCTTCGGAGCAGGCTGCCGAATAGGCCCCGCCTGCCTCCAGAACAGCCCGCAGACCCAGCCGGAGGATCGCCGCCGATGATTGACTATGACCGTTTGAAACAGCAATTTTCCGCCGCTCAGCAGACCTGGGCTGCGGCTGACCCGTTTCCCTATTGCACCTTCGAGGGCTTTCTCGCGCTCCCCGGGCGCAGCAGATTGCCGATGATTTCCCCGCCGTCATGGCCAAGATCAGCAAACCTCTGAAACGCCATCACGATGTCGAACAGAAGCGCGGCGTGCCGGATCTCAGCCTGATGTCCGAGACCCAGCAGCAGTTTTTCGACCAGATCCTGGGCCCCGAATTCATCGCCTTTCTGGAACAGCTCACCGGGATTTCACCGCTGTATCCGGATCCGGATCTGGTAGGCGGCGGATTGCATGAAATCTACACCGGCGGGTTTCTCAACACCCATGCCGATTTCAACTTTCACCCCAAGACCGGCAAGCACCGCTGCCTGAACCTGATCCTCTATCTCAATGCCGACTGGCAGGAGGACTGGCACGGCCAGCTTGAACTGTGGTCCGAAAACCTGGACGGCGAACCGGTACGGGTTGCACCGACACTGAACACTGCGGCGCTGTTTCGCACCACCGAAACCTCGTGGCATGGTCACCCCAAGCCGCTGGCCTGCCCCGAGCACGTCAGCCGCCGCTCGCTGGCGGTCTATTACTACACCGACTGGCCCGAGGGGCTGGAGCAGCGCGCCAAGACCACCTATGTGCTGACCCCGGATCAGCAACAGGACCTGCGTCAGGACCTGCTGGCGGGCTGGGATCAGATCGCCGATGCCGATGCCGCCTGCCGACTGGCCCGGCGCTATCAGCCCGCCATGTGCGCCAGACCTACGAGGCGCTGCTGGCCGAAAAGGCGTCGACGGCCGGGTCCGCTGCCGCCTCTGACACAGACCAACCCGGGTAGGATTATACGAATGACACGCATTCTGGTCACCGGCGGCGCCGGTTTCATTGGCTCTCATCTGGTGCCCGCGCTGCTGGCCCAGGGCCACGAGCTGCGCATTCTGGACAGCCTCAGCCCGCAAATTCACGGCGCGGTGCCTGAAGGCACCGGCTGGCTCAATGCCACCCCGGGGCTGGAGTTCCAGCGCGGCAGCGTCACGGTACGCGAAGACCTGGCCCGCGCCATCGACGGCATCGAGGCCATCGTGCACCTGGCCTCGGAAACCGGCACCGGGCAATCGATGTATGAAATCAGCCGCTATGCCCAGGAAAACGTGCAGGGCACCGCCGAGCTGATGCAGGTGCTGGCCACCACCCCCGGCCATGCGGTGCAGCGGGTGCTGCTGGCCTCATCCCGGTCGGTCTATGGCGAAGGCGCCTATCTGCGCGCCTCGGACGGTCAGCGTCTGACCCCGGCGGCGCGCAGTGCCGCCGCCCTGAAGAGCCACCAGTGGGATCCCACCTGCCCGGATAGCGGCGAAGTGCTGCAGCTGGTTGCCACCCGCGAAGAGGACCGCACCGCGCCGTCGTCGATCTATGCGGCGACCAAGCTGATGCAAGAGGATCTTTTGCGCATCACCTGTGACAGCACCGGCATTGGCTACGGCATCCTGCGGTTGCAGAATGTCTACGGCGAAGGCCAGTCGCTGAAAAACCCCTATACCGGCATCCTGTCGATCTTCTCGACCAAGATCCGCCGCGGGCTGGAACTGCCGATTTTTGAGGACGGGCTGGAAAGCCGTGACTTCGTGCATGTCTCGGATGTGGCGGCGGCCTTTGCAGCGGCGCTGGCGCGCCCAAGGCGCCCGATACGGTGATCAATGTCGGCTCGGGCCGCGCCACCTCGGTGCTTGAGATGGCCACGGCGCTGGCGCGCGCCTTTGACGCCACCCCCAACACCCGGATCACCGGCGAGTACCGGCTGGGCGACATCCGCCACAACGCCGCCGACATCACCCGCCTGCATGATGTTCTGGGCCTGGAGCCGCAAATCGACCTGCAACAGGGTCTGAACCGCTTTGCCACCTGGGTGCAGGACCAGCCGCTGCCCGAAGACCTGCTGGCCCAGGCCAATGCCGAACTCAAAGCCCGGAATATGATGGGATGAGATTGAACGCCGCAACACCAGCGATCAAACACGGATAAAGGTTAAACCCAATGTCACTTTTTCAATTCTCTTCGCAAGAA
The DNA window shown above is from Parasedimentitalea marina and carries:
- a CDS encoding NAD-dependent epimerase/dehydratase family protein, with the translated sequence MINVGSGRATSVLEMATALARAFDATPNTRITGEYRLGDIRHNAADITRLHDVLGLEPQIDLQQGLNRFATWVQDQPLPEDLLAQANAELKARNMMG
- a CDS encoding glycosyltransferase; this encodes MTHFTEKTLKIFVGWDSREDIAWQVCRHSITRHTRGDVEIYPLKQPTLRELGLYTRTADKATTEFSITRFLTPYLAAHDGWSIFVDCDFLLSGDVTKLLDIVSSDKALYCVQHDYTPANAVKMDGKEQTTYPRKNWSSFMAFNGAHPKVKALTPAVVNSSSPAYLHRFNWLEDEDMGALDLEWNFLEGEYAKPDQMPMCVHYTNGGPWFENWQDVDFGNEWRTERDMYLASTQASEQAAE
- a CDS encoding NAD-dependent epimerase/dehydratase family protein; the protein is MAKISKPLKRHHDVEQKRGVPDLSLMSETQQQFFDQILGPEFIAFLEQLTGISPLYPDPDLVGGGLHEIYTGGFLNTHADFNFHPKTGKHRCLNLILYLNADWQEDWHGQLELWSENLDGEPVRVAPTLNTAALFRTTETSWHGHPKPLACPEHVSRRSLAVYYYTDWPEGLEQRAKTTYVLTPDQQQDLRQDLLAGWDQIADADAACRLARRYQPAMCARPTRRCWPKRRRRPGPLPPLTQTNPGRIIRMTRILVTGGAGFIGSHLVPALLAQGHELRILDSLSPQIHGAVPEGTGWLNATPGLEFQRGSVTVREDLARAIDGIEAIVHLASETGTGQSMYEISRYAQENVQGTAELMQVLATTPGHAVQRVLLASSRSVYGEGAYLRASDGQRLTPAARSAAALKSHQWDPTCPDSGEVLQLVATREEDRTAPSSIYAATKLMQEDLLRITCDSTGIGYGILRLQNVYGEGQSLKNPYTGILSIFSTKIRRGLELPIFEDGLESRDFVHVSDVAAAFAAALARPRRPIR